One genomic window of Pseudomonas sp. LFM046 includes the following:
- a CDS encoding phosphatidylserine decarboxylase, translated as MSKSLRDWLATDISPIKDQPISWISQHHFFRDPVRPAYSDMSYFFSPADGIILYQKTVRGDESIIDIKGRPYSLQDALRDPGYEAESLVIGIFMTMYDVHVNRVPYPGRLSYRELDPIDTINHPMLDVETSLLEDLGIAPDMLDYLHHNQRMVNRIDSPELGLSYFVLQIADYDVDCITPFTLKQHHAVYQGERFSQIRYGSQVDLIVPLSSRFVFETLQSTGDHVEAGVDALIRISESKHTSSSAEEDFPYAVKYGASVPHVSQ; from the coding sequence ATGTCAAAGAGTCTCAGGGACTGGCTGGCGACCGACATATCCCCAATCAAGGACCAGCCGATCAGCTGGATCTCACAGCATCACTTTTTTCGAGACCCCGTCCGTCCCGCCTATTCGGACATGAGTTATTTCTTTTCGCCGGCCGACGGCATCATCCTCTACCAGAAAACGGTACGGGGCGATGAAAGCATCATCGATATAAAAGGGCGCCCCTATTCGTTGCAGGATGCCCTGCGGGACCCGGGATACGAGGCGGAAAGTCTGGTCATCGGCATCTTCATGACCATGTACGACGTCCACGTCAATCGTGTTCCCTATCCCGGGCGGCTGTCGTATCGGGAACTGGACCCCATCGATACGATCAACCATCCGATGCTCGATGTAGAGACAAGCCTTCTGGAAGATCTTGGCATTGCGCCGGACATGCTGGATTACCTTCATCACAACCAGCGTATGGTCAATCGGATCGACTCGCCTGAACTTGGCCTTAGCTACTTTGTGCTTCAAATCGCCGACTACGATGTCGATTGCATAACGCCTTTCACCCTGAAACAGCATCATGCTGTCTACCAGGGAGAGCGCTTCTCCCAGATTCGCTATGGCTCGCAAGTGGACCTGATCGTGCCGCTTTCGTCCCGCTTCGTGTTCGAGACGCTGCAGAGTACCGGCGACCATGTTGAGGCGGGCGTCGATGCGCTGATACGTATTTCAGAAAGCAAGCACACCTCTTCAAGCGCTGAAGAAGACTTTCCGTATGCCGTGAAATACGGTGCTTCCGTTCCACACGTTTCGCAATGA
- a CDS encoding metalloregulator ArsR/SmtB family transcription factor, with product MADQLTPTTVFKCLADETRVRLMLLITREEELCVCELTCALDESQPKISRHLAQLRTGGLLQDRRRGQWVYYRLHPDLPGWVHSVLSTALDGNQHWLNADTRRLDAMGDRPERAAACC from the coding sequence ATGGCTGATCAACTGACCCCCACCACCGTATTCAAATGCCTGGCCGACGAAACCCGCGTGCGGCTGATGTTGCTCATCACCCGAGAGGAAGAGCTGTGCGTGTGCGAGCTGACCTGTGCCCTGGACGAGAGTCAGCCGAAGATTTCCCGGCATCTTGCGCAGTTGCGCACCGGTGGGTTGCTGCAGGATCGACGCCGGGGCCAATGGGTGTACTACCGCCTTCACCCCGACCTACCAGGCTGGGTACACAGCGTGTTGAGCACCGCGCTGGACGGCAACCAACACTGGTTGAACGCTGACACCCGGCGCCTGGACGCCATGGGTGATCGCCCCGAGCGAGCGGCTGCCTGTTGCTGA
- a CDS encoding SdiA-regulated domain-containing protein, which yields MTSAANRPFPFRGLSAMSRTAKLWLVVGFLGTGAGLAISEHQHWDERLEFDIRSGLSAAAAPGTNISLADYRAYIDAKPVKGIDRNLSSVAYDYDEDRLLAVINGGPTELLALSKSGDVIGRYPLDGFGDVEGVAYMGGGRVVVSDERSQQLAFFQLPATPQSIALDEAQTLSLGINLNGNKGFEGVTYDAEKDRLYVVKEKNPRQLYEISGVGSSLDHRMHIQILDRTDWIGEKVFATDLSDIHFDPKTRHLILLSDESKLLFEMTDDGEIVSTRNLVGWLSELKHSAPQPEGVTLDKDGNLYVVSEPNLFYAFRKN from the coding sequence ATGACCAGCGCAGCCAATCGTCCCTTCCCGTTCCGTGGCCTATCGGCGATGAGTCGCACCGCAAAGCTATGGTTGGTGGTGGGGTTTCTGGGTACCGGCGCGGGCCTGGCCATTTCCGAACACCAGCATTGGGATGAACGACTGGAATTCGATATCAGGAGCGGCCTGAGCGCCGCAGCTGCGCCGGGAACGAACATCTCGCTGGCGGACTACAGGGCCTACATCGACGCCAAACCGGTCAAGGGCATCGACAGGAACCTTTCTTCGGTGGCCTACGACTACGACGAGGATCGCCTGCTCGCGGTGATCAATGGCGGACCGACGGAACTCCTCGCCCTGAGCAAGTCGGGCGATGTCATCGGGCGGTATCCGCTGGACGGGTTCGGCGACGTCGAAGGCGTGGCCTATATGGGCGGGGGCCGCGTGGTGGTCAGTGATGAGCGCTCGCAGCAACTGGCTTTTTTCCAGTTGCCGGCAACACCGCAGAGTATCGCCCTCGACGAGGCGCAAACGCTGTCCCTGGGGATCAATCTGAACGGCAACAAAGGCTTTGAAGGCGTGACCTACGATGCCGAAAAGGACCGCCTGTACGTGGTGAAGGAAAAGAACCCGCGGCAGCTCTACGAGATTTCAGGCGTCGGCTCCAGCCTGGACCACCGCATGCACATCCAGATTCTCGACCGGACCGACTGGATTGGCGAAAAGGTCTTTGCGACCGATCTGTCTGACATCCATTTCGATCCCAAGACCCGGCACCTGATCCTGCTCAGCGACGAGTCGAAGCTTCTCTTCGAAATGACCGACGACGGCGAGATTGTCAGCACGCGCAACCTGGTTGGCTGGCTGAGCGAACTGAAGCATTCTGCTCCGCAACCGGAGGGCGTCACCCTGGACAAGGACGGCAATCTCTACGTCGTCAGCGAGCCCAACCTGTTCTACGCGTTCCGCAAGAACTGA
- a CDS encoding ArsJ-associated glyceraldehyde-3-phosphate dehydrogenase, with product MSIKVGINGFGRIGRLALRAAWDWAEFEFVRINDPAGDAATHAHLLNFDSVHGRWHHEARADGDFVVIGGKRIQVTSNKAIADTDWSECDLVIEASGKMKTVAALQAYLDQRVKRVVVSAPVKEPGALNVVMGVNDHLFNAAEHRIVTAASCTTNCLAPVVKVIHENLGIRHGSITTIHDLTNTQSILDQPHTDLRRARASGMSLIPTTTGSATAIAEIFPELRGRLNGHAVRVPLANASLTDCVFEVERATTAQEVNQLLKAAAENELKGILGYEERPLVSIDYRTDPRSSIIDALSTLVVNGTQVKLYAWYDNEWGYANRTVELARLVGLAG from the coding sequence ATGAGCATCAAAGTCGGCATCAACGGTTTCGGTCGTATCGGTCGCCTGGCGCTGCGCGCCGCCTGGGACTGGGCGGAATTCGAGTTTGTCCGGATCAATGACCCGGCAGGCGACGCGGCGACCCACGCCCACCTGCTGAACTTCGACTCGGTGCACGGTCGCTGGCACCACGAAGCCCGTGCCGATGGGGATTTCGTGGTGATCGGCGGCAAGCGCATCCAGGTCACCTCCAACAAGGCCATCGCCGACACCGACTGGTCGGAGTGCGATCTGGTGATCGAGGCCAGCGGAAAGATGAAGACGGTTGCCGCGCTCCAGGCCTACCTGGACCAGCGTGTGAAGCGCGTGGTGGTGAGCGCGCCGGTCAAGGAGCCTGGTGCACTGAACGTGGTCATGGGCGTCAATGACCACCTGTTCAATGCAGCGGAGCACCGCATCGTCACGGCCGCATCCTGCACCACCAACTGCCTGGCGCCGGTGGTCAAGGTGATCCACGAGAATCTCGGCATCCGCCACGGCTCGATCACCACCATCCACGATCTGACCAACACCCAGAGCATCCTCGACCAGCCGCACACGGACCTGCGTCGCGCCCGCGCCTCGGGCATGAGCCTGATCCCCACCACGACGGGCTCGGCCACGGCCATCGCGGAAATCTTCCCGGAGCTGCGCGGACGGCTGAATGGCCACGCCGTGCGCGTGCCGCTGGCCAACGCCTCGCTGACCGACTGCGTGTTTGAGGTGGAGCGCGCGACCACGGCGCAGGAAGTCAATCAACTGCTGAAGGCTGCTGCCGAGAACGAGCTGAAAGGCATCCTTGGCTATGAGGAGCGCCCCTTGGTATCCATCGACTACCGCACCGATCCACGCTCGTCGATCATCGATGCGCTGTCGACCCTGGTGGTCAATGGCACCCAGGTGAAGCTGTACGCCTGGTATGACAACGAGTGGGGCTACGCCAACCGCACGGTCGAGCTGGCCCGCCTGGTCGGTCTGGCCGGCTGA
- a CDS encoding MATE family efflux transporter: MANGNLSKVLWRLSLPIIFVEASETFDHLIDTVFLARVGVTELGAIAVTDSVLLFFLVLPLGLVDGIQILTARRAGQRRPEAVGAIFSQGLILVLLICLALTVLLKLLSPVMTYWFVTSDEVGVLLDDYLQIEAYGLVFIGATFAYSALLVSIGRSRALVPATLLLVGTDVLLNYLFIFGNFGLPALGMRGAAVGSVGAEIVTFLFLTAYLWRLDTGRYRFFRWPKFERRTVQRLSLLASPIALQGGVETLRWFLFFLILESMSTEALAIGNVVFTCYIVFLIPTEGLCEATCSLVSRYIGRDWSQKIDGILRHAISGALLVTGPFVAVALLAPQWLVSVFFPEAGGLEQSSISLQVVALAMLIAIPAEIWFTAVIGTGDTAAAFVIEVFISFAMLGFAYIAAVYLAWPVATVWLALPLACLVNLVFSYGWMKSGIWKRIEA, translated from the coding sequence GTGGCGAACGGCAATCTGTCGAAAGTGCTGTGGAGGCTCTCGCTGCCGATCATCTTCGTCGAGGCCTCCGAAACGTTCGACCACCTGATCGATACCGTGTTTCTGGCAAGGGTCGGTGTGACCGAGCTGGGGGCGATCGCCGTAACCGATTCGGTCTTGCTGTTTTTCCTGGTCCTGCCGCTCGGGCTGGTGGACGGCATTCAGATCCTCACTGCGCGACGTGCGGGCCAGCGCCGCCCCGAGGCGGTCGGCGCCATCTTCAGCCAAGGGCTGATACTGGTACTGCTGATCTGCCTCGCGCTGACGGTGCTGCTCAAGCTGCTCTCGCCGGTGATGACCTACTGGTTTGTCACGTCCGACGAGGTGGGGGTTCTGCTGGATGACTACCTCCAGATCGAAGCCTATGGCCTGGTGTTCATCGGCGCGACGTTCGCCTACAGCGCTCTGCTGGTCAGCATCGGCCGCTCGCGAGCCCTGGTGCCCGCCACGCTGTTGCTGGTGGGGACCGATGTGCTGCTGAATTACCTGTTCATCTTTGGCAACTTCGGCTTGCCCGCCCTTGGCATGCGAGGCGCCGCGGTGGGCTCGGTGGGCGCGGAGATCGTTACCTTCCTCTTCCTCACCGCCTACCTGTGGCGCCTCGATACGGGCCGGTACCGGTTCTTCCGCTGGCCGAAATTCGAGCGCCGAACCGTGCAGCGGCTGAGCCTCCTGGCTTCGCCGATCGCGCTACAAGGCGGGGTGGAGACGCTGCGCTGGTTTCTGTTCTTCCTGATTCTCGAATCAATGAGTACCGAGGCGCTGGCGATCGGCAATGTCGTGTTCACCTGCTACATCGTCTTCCTGATTCCGACCGAGGGCCTCTGCGAGGCGACCTGTTCGCTGGTCAGCCGCTACATCGGACGTGATTGGTCGCAGAAGATCGACGGCATCCTGCGCCATGCCATCAGCGGGGCGTTGCTGGTCACCGGGCCGTTTGTGGCGGTTGCGCTGCTGGCGCCGCAGTGGCTGGTATCGGTCTTCTTTCCCGAGGCAGGTGGGCTGGAGCAGAGCAGCATCAGCCTGCAGGTCGTCGCGCTCGCCATGCTGATAGCCATCCCGGCGGAGATCTGGTTCACCGCGGTGATTGGCACGGGTGACACTGCGGCGGCATTTGTCATCGAAGTGTTCATTTCATTCGCCATGCTGGGCTTTGCCTACATCGCCGCCGTCTACCTGGCCTGGCCGGTGGCAACGGTCTGGCTTGCACTGCCACTGGCATGCCTGGTCAACCTGGTCTTTTCCTATGGCTGGATGAAGTCCGGCATCTGGAAACGCATTGAAGCGTGA
- a CDS encoding histidine kinase dimerization/phospho-acceptor domain-containing protein, whose translation MRDARRRHTLLRLNHTQRHAVVDDQNDFESIESSTYFALTVIFLGGIALALLIGRASASRVILPLTNLASAVEVGQQDEALPGLDSRDEIGVLARAIEDRTNQLSLALQRERWFTADVSHELRTPLTIMLGAAEVPARRLKISRNCC comes from the coding sequence GTGCGTGATGCTCGCCGCCGTCACACGCTGTTGAGGCTGAACCATACTCAGCGCCATGCGGTGGTGGATGACCAGAACGACTTTGAATCCATCGAATCCTCGACCTACTTCGCCTTGACCGTGATCTTTCTCGGCGGCATCGCCTTGGCGCTGCTGATCGGTCGGGCCAGTGCGAGCCGCGTGATTCTGCCCCTGACCAACCTGGCGAGCGCCGTGGAGGTCGGTCAGCAGGACGAGGCGCTTCCGGGGCTCGATTCGCGGGACGAAATCGGCGTGCTGGCCCGTGCCATCGAGGATCGCACCAACCAGTTGAGCCTGGCCCTGCAACGGGAGCGCTGGTTCACCGCTGACGTCAGTCACGAATTGCGCACCCCGCTGACGATCATGCTTGGGGCGGCTGAAGTCCCGGCAAGGCGCCTGAAGATCAGCCGGAACTGTTGCTGA
- a CDS encoding tyrosine-protein phosphatase, with the protein MNSQITSLLSGVTDPAQSNTSLDSEFVLTGTALPLENVHNLRDLGGLRSRDGRRVRAGRLFRSGNPGLASVADIGLLRTLGLDDVIDFRSPEEKSPEEGGFADAFHWVALPVLEGTMSMKELVPRLQAATRQEMDDFMLRIYRDFPVKHQAVFGQFMKAAEAGRTLLYHCSTGKDRTGFATLLLLSAFDVAPDMILANYLESNHWNQRLIQGLLTRLASLDISPEVAMPLLEVRAGYLQASLQTIEQEWGTTARFLSEALSVDVQRLQAHYLEEVD; encoded by the coding sequence ATGAACAGCCAGATCACATCGCTGCTTTCAGGGGTCACAGACCCAGCGCAATCGAACACAAGCCTCGATTCGGAATTCGTCCTCACGGGCACCGCGCTGCCGCTTGAGAACGTTCACAATCTGCGCGACCTGGGTGGCCTGCGCAGCCGTGACGGCAGGCGCGTACGCGCAGGTCGCCTGTTTCGCAGCGGCAACCCGGGATTGGCCAGCGTGGCTGACATTGGACTGCTGCGAACCCTTGGCCTTGATGACGTGATTGACTTTCGGTCCCCCGAAGAAAAGTCCCCCGAAGAAGGCGGCTTTGCCGATGCTTTCCATTGGGTGGCGCTGCCCGTGCTGGAAGGCACTATGAGCATGAAGGAGTTGGTGCCGCGTCTGCAGGCGGCTACGCGACAGGAAATGGACGACTTCATGCTGCGGATTTACCGCGACTTTCCGGTCAAGCACCAGGCGGTCTTTGGCCAGTTCATGAAAGCGGCAGAAGCAGGTCGCACGTTGCTGTATCACTGCAGCACGGGCAAGGACAGGACCGGCTTTGCGACCCTGCTGTTGCTGTCGGCATTTGACGTGGCGCCCGACATGATTCTGGCCAATTACCTGGAATCGAATCATTGGAACCAGCGACTCATCCAAGGCCTGCTCACTCGCCTGGCATCGCTCGATATTTCGCCAGAGGTGGCGATGCCGTTGTTGGAAGTGCGGGCCGGCTATCTACAGGCGTCACTGCAGACGATTGAACAGGAGTGGGGCACCACTGCCCGCTTCTTGAGCGAAGCGCTGTCGGTGGATGTGCAGCGCTTGCAGGCTCATTACCTTGAGGAGGTTGATTGA
- a CDS encoding 4-oxalomesaconate tautomerase, which translates to MNSIPCMIMRGGTSRGPFIHMTDLPESEEARAQVLLDLMGSGHPLQVDGIGGGNSLTSKVAIVGHSSRPDADVDYLFAQVDVTERRVDFTPNCGNMLSAVGPFAIETGLVAPTYGETRVRVFNINTQRIIECFVPTPRGRVEYEGDTSISGVPGSAAGIRLSFLDVAGAKTGALLPTGHAIEQIEGVDVTCLDAATPTVMIRASDLGVDGHADPAALDANSAMLERLERIRCEAGRRMGMGDVSQSVLPKPILLSPAVGEDGTLCARYFVPQRCHKALAVTGAIALGAAVNVPGSVAHRLALETSRVEAGKPLASIRVEHPSGHLDLRVELRDGNPMDIARVSLIRTARKIMDGRLYYRMPDAIH; encoded by the coding sequence ATGAACAGCATTCCCTGCATGATCATGCGTGGCGGCACTTCAAGAGGCCCTTTCATTCACATGACTGACTTGCCTGAGTCGGAGGAAGCACGCGCTCAGGTACTGCTCGATCTGATGGGCTCCGGCCATCCGCTCCAAGTGGACGGTATCGGTGGCGGTAACTCCCTGACCAGCAAGGTAGCCATCGTTGGGCACTCTAGTCGCCCCGACGCAGATGTGGACTACTTGTTCGCCCAGGTCGACGTGACTGAGCGCCGAGTAGATTTCACGCCCAACTGCGGCAACATGCTCTCGGCCGTTGGCCCATTCGCGATCGAGACTGGCCTTGTGGCTCCCACCTACGGCGAGACGCGAGTGCGAGTGTTCAACATCAACACTCAGCGCATCATTGAGTGTTTCGTACCCACTCCGCGTGGTCGCGTGGAATACGAAGGCGATACCAGTATCAGTGGCGTTCCAGGTTCTGCAGCGGGAATTCGTCTCAGCTTTCTGGACGTCGCTGGTGCCAAGACCGGGGCCCTGCTTCCTACAGGTCATGCTATCGAGCAGATTGAGGGTGTCGACGTCACCTGCCTGGATGCCGCGACCCCGACGGTGATGATTCGTGCAAGCGACCTGGGTGTGGATGGTCACGCCGATCCGGCTGCACTGGATGCCAACAGCGCGATGCTTGAGCGTCTGGAGCGTATTCGCTGTGAAGCGGGCCGCCGCATGGGCATGGGAGATGTCAGCCAGTCGGTGCTGCCAAAACCCATTCTGCTGTCGCCGGCAGTTGGCGAAGACGGAACGCTGTGTGCGCGCTACTTCGTACCGCAGCGCTGCCACAAGGCGCTTGCCGTAACTGGCGCGATCGCTCTTGGCGCCGCAGTGAATGTTCCCGGTAGCGTGGCCCATCGCCTCGCCCTGGAAACCAGTCGCGTAGAAGCTGGCAAACCCCTCGCGTCCATACGTGTCGAGCACCCCTCAGGTCATCTGGACCTGCGAGTCGAGTTGCGTGATGGCAACCCGATGGATATCGCCCGAGTCTCGCTGATCCGTACCGCCCGCAAGATCATGGATGGTCGTCTCTATTACCGCATGCCGGATGCAATCCACTGA
- a CDS encoding LysR family transcriptional regulator, with the protein MHRIEFLDLAAFVRVAESQSFQEAAQALHLSQPALSRRLQKLEETLGAKLLERTTRRTWLTEIGKEYLPRARRMLEDYESSIQGIRELKTHQKGTVTIACIPTAAFYFLPSVIRVFNEAYPGIRIRILDVSANEGLERVVSGDADFGINMISAQHPDVSFTPLLRDPFVLAMRSDHPLAALSEVNWQDLQNVRLITVSRDSGNRMLLDSALSGHGIRLNGFYEVQHLSTSLGLVECGLGVAILPRMAMPDAEHENLCSRELPPPHIERTIGLVRRDGEPLSSTAELFIEMLLKRWRE; encoded by the coding sequence ATGCATAGAATAGAGTTCCTGGATCTGGCAGCCTTCGTACGGGTAGCTGAATCCCAGTCATTCCAGGAGGCTGCGCAAGCCCTTCACCTGTCACAACCTGCCCTGTCACGACGCCTTCAGAAACTGGAGGAAACGCTCGGCGCCAAACTCCTGGAGCGCACGACTCGGCGTACGTGGTTAACCGAAATAGGCAAGGAGTACCTGCCCCGAGCGCGACGGATGCTGGAAGACTACGAGTCCTCAATTCAGGGCATACGTGAGCTCAAGACCCATCAGAAAGGCACCGTCACCATCGCCTGCATTCCCACTGCGGCGTTCTACTTCCTGCCCAGCGTGATACGGGTGTTCAACGAGGCCTACCCGGGCATACGCATCCGAATACTTGATGTCAGCGCCAACGAAGGTCTGGAGCGCGTGGTGAGCGGAGACGCTGACTTCGGCATCAACATGATCAGCGCCCAACATCCTGACGTCAGCTTCACACCGCTGCTTCGTGACCCATTCGTGCTGGCAATGCGAAGCGACCATCCTTTGGCAGCGCTGTCTGAAGTGAACTGGCAAGATCTCCAGAACGTACGCCTGATCACTGTGAGTCGAGACAGCGGCAACCGCATGTTGCTGGACAGTGCCCTTTCAGGCCATGGAATCCGCCTCAACGGCTTTTACGAAGTGCAGCATCTATCCACCTCGCTGGGTCTGGTCGAATGCGGCCTTGGTGTAGCGATTTTGCCGCGGATGGCTATGCCTGATGCCGAACATGAAAACCTCTGTTCCAGGGAGTTACCTCCCCCTCATATCGAACGCACTATCGGCCTGGTGCGTCGAGATGGTGAACCCTTGTCGAGCACCGCAGAACTCTTTATCGAGATGCTGCTCAAGCGATGGCGTGAATAG
- a CDS encoding MerR family transcriptional regulator, whose product MRIGELAKLSGLAASRIRFYEASGLISSVERKANGYRDYGPEAVWILEIIAGAQAAGFSLEEIRHLLPVGQNNWQHGELLDSLKRKVAEIEVLQKRLEQNKVQLLVAIESIESKPEGMQCVENTQRVLNRLREEANGGNGASWLNPAGEG is encoded by the coding sequence ATGAGAATTGGAGAGCTGGCGAAGCTCAGCGGCCTGGCGGCTTCCCGCATCCGCTTTTACGAGGCCAGTGGATTGATCAGCTCGGTGGAGCGCAAGGCAAACGGCTATCGCGACTACGGCCCCGAGGCGGTCTGGATTCTGGAGATCATTGCCGGGGCCCAGGCGGCGGGCTTCTCGCTGGAGGAGATCCGCCACCTGCTGCCGGTCGGCCAGAACAATTGGCAGCACGGGGAGCTCCTGGACAGCCTCAAGCGCAAGGTGGCCGAGATCGAGGTTCTGCAGAAGCGCCTGGAGCAGAACAAGGTGCAGCTGTTGGTCGCCATCGAAAGCATCGAGAGCAAGCCGGAAGGCATGCAATGCGTGGAAAACACGCAACGGGTGCTGAACCGCCTCCGCGAGGAAGCCAATGGAGGGAATGGGGCGAGCTGGCTAAACCCCGCTGGGGAAGGTTGA
- a CDS encoding arginine deiminase-related protein: MKPLATLTADEARNTLNPAIGLEPGALEPELEEVEISFGKEARQPVLKSVSPWLNPTQLERPSFLLNFPFSYSTEEPNNSWMTEMSEQDRQPDFVRACIQFYELYRYISAEALVYILPTPHVSGLQDLLYTANLGIVLEHLSDRNTVVISNFTSKPRRGETAVGVSFFQSMGYDVYVPATKFEGEAELKHLYGNHYIGGYGLRSEKETYDWMEEKFDMKIVKLPMTDPYLYHLDCVVFPITRENTLVCTELLEKQKIAELERLTNIIDVSLDDCYSGICNSVRLPSLVLNSSHIHSLKAGTEEYAEEVRKNRRLEDIAADLALEVSYFNLSEFHKSGALLSCMVMHLNRHCYKIALTA, from the coding sequence ATGAAACCTCTGGCGACCCTTACTGCAGACGAAGCGCGGAATACTCTGAACCCAGCGATTGGCCTGGAGCCGGGAGCGCTGGAACCTGAACTGGAGGAAGTGGAAATCAGCTTTGGCAAGGAGGCCAGACAACCAGTGCTCAAGTCGGTATCGCCCTGGCTTAATCCCACCCAGCTGGAGCGGCCCAGCTTCCTGCTGAACTTCCCGTTTTCCTATTCGACTGAGGAACCCAACAACTCCTGGATGACGGAAATGTCGGAACAGGATCGCCAACCGGATTTTGTCAGGGCCTGCATCCAGTTCTATGAGTTGTACCGCTATATCAGTGCGGAGGCGCTGGTTTATATCCTGCCGACGCCGCATGTTTCCGGGCTGCAGGACCTGTTGTACACGGCGAATCTTGGCATCGTTCTCGAGCATCTATCGGACAGGAATACGGTCGTGATCTCGAACTTCACGTCCAAGCCGCGCCGTGGCGAAACGGCGGTTGGCGTCAGTTTTTTCCAGAGCATGGGATATGACGTCTATGTGCCGGCGACCAAGTTCGAAGGGGAGGCGGAGCTGAAACACCTGTACGGCAATCATTACATTGGTGGCTATGGACTCCGGTCTGAAAAGGAAACCTATGACTGGATGGAAGAAAAGTTCGATATGAAGATCGTCAAGCTGCCCATGACCGATCCCTATCTCTACCATCTCGATTGCGTGGTATTTCCGATTACCCGCGAGAACACGCTGGTCTGCACCGAACTGCTTGAAAAGCAGAAGATTGCCGAGCTCGAACGCCTGACCAATATCATTGATGTCAGCCTCGATGACTGTTACTCCGGTATCTGCAACTCCGTACGTTTGCCAAGCCTGGTGCTGAACTCATCGCACATTCATTCGCTGAAGGCAGGCACGGAGGAATACGCCGAAGAAGTCCGCAAGAATCGCAGGTTGGAAGATATCGCTGCCGACCTGGCACTGGAGGTCAGTTATTTCAATCTGAGCGAATTCCACAAGAGCGGTGCGCTGCTGTCCTGCATGGTCATGCACTTGAATCGTCATTGCTACAAGATCGCGCTGACCGCCTGA
- the arsJ gene encoding organoarsenical effux MFS transporter ArsJ — MNALSALSTEVRQYLLVTGNYWAFTLTDGALRMLVVLHFHTLGYTPLQIAALFLFYEIFGVITNLVGGYLGARLGLNRTMNIGLGLQVIALLMLAVPAAWLTLPWVMGAQALSGIAKDLNKMSAKSSIKLLVPGSQQGTLYRWVAILTGSKNALKGVGFFLGGALLALLGFKGAVVAMAAVLALIWLGSLVMLKKDLGKAKAKPKFRDILSKSRAINILSAARLFLFGARDVWFVVALPVYLSTVFGWDFWLVGGFLATWIIGYGIVQSLAPAITGKQRGHVPDGRAAFVWAGLLAMLPAAIAVGLAGGWSAKVVLLGGLILFGVLFAVNSSLHSYLIVSYAKEDGVSLDVGFYYMSNALGRLLGTLLSGWLYQAYGIGTCLWVSMLFLLLAAVIACALPRHSASHVNCT, encoded by the coding sequence ATGAATGCGTTGTCAGCCCTCTCCACGGAAGTCCGCCAGTACCTGCTGGTCACCGGCAACTACTGGGCCTTCACCCTCACCGATGGCGCCCTGCGCATGCTGGTGGTGCTGCACTTCCACACGCTGGGCTACACGCCTCTTCAGATCGCCGCCCTGTTCCTGTTCTACGAAATCTTCGGCGTCATCACCAACCTGGTGGGCGGCTACCTGGGCGCGCGCCTGGGGCTGAACCGCACCATGAACATCGGCCTCGGCCTGCAGGTCATCGCGTTGCTGATGTTGGCCGTGCCGGCGGCCTGGCTCACGCTCCCCTGGGTAATGGGCGCGCAGGCGTTGTCGGGCATCGCCAAGGATCTCAACAAGATGAGCGCCAAGAGCTCGATCAAACTCCTCGTGCCGGGCAGCCAGCAGGGCACGCTGTACCGGTGGGTGGCGATCCTTACCGGATCGAAGAATGCGCTGAAGGGGGTGGGTTTCTTCCTCGGGGGCGCCCTGCTCGCCCTGTTGGGGTTCAAGGGTGCGGTCGTCGCCATGGCGGCGGTGCTCGCACTGATCTGGCTCGGCAGTCTCGTGATGCTGAAAAAGGATCTGGGCAAGGCCAAGGCCAAGCCGAAGTTCCGCGACATCCTGTCGAAAAGCCGGGCGATCAATATCCTCTCGGCAGCGCGCCTGTTTCTGTTCGGGGCCAGGGATGTCTGGTTCGTCGTGGCACTGCCGGTCTACCTGAGCACGGTGTTCGGCTGGGACTTCTGGCTGGTGGGGGGATTCCTTGCCACCTGGATCATTGGCTACGGCATTGTCCAGTCACTTGCGCCGGCCATCACCGGCAAGCAACGCGGCCACGTCCCCGATGGGCGCGCGGCCTTCGTATGGGCCGGTCTGTTGGCGATGCTGCCCGCCGCCATTGCGGTTGGCCTTGCGGGGGGCTGGTCAGCCAAGGTCGTTCTGCTGGGCGGGTTGATCCTGTTCGGCGTGCTGTTCGCGGTGAACTCCTCGCTGCACAGTTACCTGATCGTCAGCTATGCCAAGGAAGACGGTGTCTCGCTGGATGTGGGCTTCTACTACATGTCCAATGCCCTGGGCAGGCTGTTGGGTACGCTGCTGTCCGGCTGGCTCTACCAGGCGTATGGAATCGGCACCTGCTTGTGGGTCTCCATGCTGTTCTTGCTGCTGGCCGCCGTGATCGCCTGCGCCTTGCCTCGGCACTCCGCAAGCCACGTGAATTGCACATGA